The nucleotide window GTATTTTTTAACAAAGGTGCTTTATGAAAAGCAAAATGATAAAAAGCGCTTTGTCATAGTCGATGGGGCTATGAATGACCTGATCCGCCCAAGCCTTTATAACGCTTATCACGAAGTAGTCGCTGTAAGCGATGGCTTAAGCGTGAGTGAGCTAAAAGCAAAATGTCAAAATGCAAAAAGTAGACAAGAAACCAGCGGGCAGAGCAAGGAGACCAGCCAAAATCAGGATGAAAAAACGTCTGGCTTAAATTTAATCCCAGCCGATGTGGTAGGCCCAGTATGCGAAAGCGGCGATTTTTTAGCTAAAAACGCTCCTCTACCTCCACTTAAAAGCGGAGATTTAATCGTGTTTAGGTGCGCTGGGGCTTATGGTTTTTCTATGTCTAGTAATTATAATACAAGAGCTAGAGCAGCCGAAGTGGCTATAATAGGCGACGAAAGTAGGCTTATTAGAAGCAGAGAGAGCTTTGAGGATATGGTTAAAAACGAGATTGAGTTTATCAAGGCACAAAAATGAAAGATGAGCAAATTCTAAAACAACTGCGCGATAATATAGACAGAATTGATGACGAAATTTTACGGCTTTTAAACGAGCGTATGGGCTATGTCTCTCGCATAGGTGAAGTCAAGCAAACAAGCGGTACTGCCATATATCGCCCAGAGCGCGAAAGGCAAATTCTAAAACGACTAAACTCAAAAAGCACGGTGCTAAACTATTCTGCGATTGAGGCTATTTATCTTGAGATTTTTGCCGTCAGTCGCAACCTAGAAATGCCCCAAAAAGTTGCCTATTTAGGGCCTGAGGGCACCTACACTCACCAAGCAGCTGAAAGCCGATTTGGTGCGATGAGTGCGTATTTGCCCCTAGCTAGCATTGAGGCTATTTTTACCAAGCTAAGCCAAAAAGAGGTAAAATATGGCGTCGTACCTATTGAGAATAATACCGAGGGCGCGGTGGGTATCACGCTTGATTGCCTGCGGCGGTTTGATGATGTTAAAATCATAGCCGAGCTTTATCTTGACATACATCATAGCTTTGCAACTAAGGCAGAAAGCCTTGATGATATTAAGGTAATTTACTCTCATCCGCAAGGCTATAATCAGTGTCGTAAATTTCTAGAAGATCATCTTTTAAGTGGGGTTAAATTTATCGCCACGCAATCAACTGCACAGGCTGCGCAGATGGCGTCAAATGAGCAGGGTGCAGCGGCAATTTGCTCTAAAATAGCAGCTAAGATAAATAATTTGCCTATTTTGTTTGAGACAATTGAGGACAATATGGCAAATCGCACGAGATTTTTTGTGCTGAGCGATTTTAAAAATCAGCCAAGTAGAAACTGCAAAACCTCCATAATGGCTATCACAGATCACCGTCCTGGTGGGCTTGTGGAGCTGCTTGAGATGTTTAGGGATGAAAATATCAATCTAACAAAGCTAGAAAGCCGCCCTGTAAAGCAACTTGAGTTTAAATATGTCTTTTATATCGATTTTGACGGACATATCGATGATAGTAATGTAATGAGGGTCTTATCTGAGGCTAGGGAAAACGGCATAGAGATTAAATGGCTAGGAAGCTATCAAAAAGGTGATGGAAAATGATTTATAATGATATTTTAGATGGCTTAAAATTTTACGAAGCAGGTAAGCCAATAGAGCTAGTCGTGCGTGAGTATGGTATAAAAGCAGATGATGTTATAAAGCTAGCAAGCAATGAAAATCCGCTAGGTTGCTCACCACTAGTAAAAGAGGCAATAGCTAAAAATGCGCACCTAGCTAGTATCTATCCAGATGATAGCTATTATGAGCTAAAGGGTGCGCTTGCGGATAAATTTGGCGTAAAAAGAGAAAACTTTATCATAGGCGTGGGAAGTGATCAAGTCATTGATGTGTGCGTAAAGGCAGTCGCAAATGAAAACAGGGCTGTTTTGCAGTCTGGTATTAGCTTTGCAATGTATGAAATCTACACCCTCCAAGCTGGTGCAAAGCTTATTAAAACGCCTACACCTACGCATAATTTGGCTGAATTTAAAGAGCTTTATGAAAAGCAAAAAGATAATATAGGCGTGATATTTTTATGCTTGCCAAATAACCCACTAGGTGAGTGTCTCGATTTTAGCGAGGTTTATGAGTTTTTAGGCTGTGTTAGCGAGGATACGCTTGTAGTGCTTGATGGAGCGTATCAGGAGTATGCTAGCTTTAAAGACAGCGCAAAGAGCATACCTGTTAAAAGCGTTATTGAAAAATTTAATAACGTCATCTACCTAGGCACATTTTCAAAGGCGTATGGATTAGCAGGGCTTAGAGTGGGCTATGGTATTGCTTCAAGCGAGCTTATAAAGGGCATTAGTAGGATTCGCCCTGTACTAAATGTCGGCTCAATCTCAGCCAAGGCGGCAGTAGCTGCTTTGGCTGATGAGAAGTTTTTGCGTGAAAGCCTTAGTTTAAATTTTTCGCAAATGCTTGAATATGAAACTCTTGCAAAAGAGCTGGGCTTAGAGATTATCCCAAGCTATACAAACTTTATAACCCTAAAAA belongs to Campylobacter sp. 19-13652 and includes:
- the pheA gene encoding prephenate dehydratase; translated protein: MKDEQILKQLRDNIDRIDDEILRLLNERMGYVSRIGEVKQTSGTAIYRPERERQILKRLNSKSTVLNYSAIEAIYLEIFAVSRNLEMPQKVAYLGPEGTYTHQAAESRFGAMSAYLPLASIEAIFTKLSQKEVKYGVVPIENNTEGAVGITLDCLRRFDDVKIIAELYLDIHHSFATKAESLDDIKVIYSHPQGYNQCRKFLEDHLLSGVKFIATQSTAQAAQMASNEQGAAAICSKIAAKINNLPILFETIEDNMANRTRFFVLSDFKNQPSRNCKTSIMAITDHRPGGLVELLEMFRDENINLTKLESRPVKQLEFKYVFYIDFDGHIDDSNVMRVLSEARENGIEIKWLGSYQKGDGK
- the hisC gene encoding histidinol-phosphate transaminase, whose translation is MIYNDILDGLKFYEAGKPIELVVREYGIKADDVIKLASNENPLGCSPLVKEAIAKNAHLASIYPDDSYYELKGALADKFGVKRENFIIGVGSDQVIDVCVKAVANENRAVLQSGISFAMYEIYTLQAGAKLIKTPTPTHNLAEFKELYEKQKDNIGVIFLCLPNNPLGECLDFSEVYEFLGCVSEDTLVVLDGAYQEYASFKDSAKSIPVKSVIEKFNNVIYLGTFSKAYGLAGLRVGYGIASSELIKGISRIRPVLNVGSISAKAAVAALADEKFLRESLSLNFSQMLEYETLAKELGLEIIPSYTNFITLKIKDSSKLALNLLRKGIIVRDLASYGMDALRISIGTASQNSRVIEAIKGEIG